A single Triticum dicoccoides isolate Atlit2015 ecotype Zavitan chromosome 2A, WEW_v2.0, whole genome shotgun sequence DNA region contains:
- the LOC119356422 gene encoding E3 ubiquitin-protein ligase ATL4-like produces the protein MSSSFPAPPPRYADDPGTSVSSCILIILGLFAFVVVASCSISACLGRRSNRERPSPPPSPPPGAHRQDDDWTAEGKKDLIDSLPRFTMALALAALPKSSPDCAVCLSPFRPEAELRLLPACRHAFHAVCVDAWLRTTPTCPLCRATVAPPHPSIAALLAAEQPPPTPEPAAARGRDRSRRFRVEMGSVSSRGGSPATSTASDDSRTYSLGSFEYHIDEEVEAVVSRMVRAASTADTIKDEKPAAQGSPSPSPPGEAVAEAAGTPPRGWLRECMDRVASSASSFSYSLSARWSQSQQGHRQEEPWLWDAEAATVPPPPPPPGSDEEVETTFMVLYRWIAAV, from the coding sequence ATGTCATCCTCTTTCCCGGCTCCCCCGCCGCGGTACGCCGACGACCCCGGCACCTCCGTGTCGTCGTGCATCCTCATCATCCTCGGGCTCTTCGCCTTCGTCGTCGTCGCCTCCTGCTCCATCAGCGCCTGCCTCGGCCGCCGCTCCAACCGCGAGCGGCCGTCTCCCCCGCCCTCACCGCCGCCCGGGGCGCACCGCCAAGACGACGACTGGACGGCGGAGGGGAAGAAGGATCTGATCGACTCGCTGCCCCGGTTCACGATGGCGTTGGCCCTGGCGGCGCTTCCCAAGAGCTCCCCGGACTGCGCCGTCTGCCTCTCGCCCTTCAGGCCCGAGGCCGAGCTGCGGCTGCTCCCGGCGTGCCGCCACGCGTTCCACGCCGTCTGCGTCGACGCCTGGCTCCGCACCACCCCGACCTGCCCGCTCTGCCGCGCCACCGTCGCGCCCCCGCACCCCTCCATCGCCGCCCTCCTCGCCGCCGAgcagccgccgccgacgccggagCCTGCTGCCGCGAGGGGCAGGGACCGCTCCAGGAGGTTCCGCGTCGAGATGGGCAGCGTCAGCAGCCGCGGCGGGTCGCCGGCCACTTCCACCGCCAGCGACGACAGCCGCACCTACTCGCTCGGATCCTTCGAGTACCACATCGACGAGGAGGTCGAGGCCGTCGTGTCCCGCATGGTGCGTGCCGCGTCCACGGCCGACACCATCAAGGATGAGAAACCAGCAGCCCAggggtcgccgtcgccgtcgccgcccggcgAGGCGGTGGCCGAAGCGGCAGGGACGCCGCCGCGCGGCTGGCTGCGGGAGTGCATGGACCGCGTGGCCTCCTCGGCGtcatccttctcctactccctctctgcCCGGTGGAGCCAGAGCCAGCAGGGCCACAGGCAGGAGGAGCCGTGGCTGTGGGACGCAGAGGCGGCaacggtgccgccgccgccgccgccgccggggtcgGACGAGGAGGTGGAGACGACGTTCATGGTGCTGTACCGGTGGATCGCCGCCGTCTGA